The sequence TCTCCGCAATAATCCACCTCAATATAATTTTGCTTCTGGTTTTCACACCAGTCAAAGTTTCCAAATACTATTTCCGGCGGTACTATTGAATAAAGTATCATTGCAATCCCTCCGGCTTTTGTACAGTCCCCTGGGAAATGCTATTTTTGTTCTTTTTTCTTTTAGCTATCAATTCATACAGTTTCTTGAGCGCCTCCTTAAGTCCGCCCATCTCATCAATAAGCCCGTATTTTACGGCTTCCTCACCAAACAATATGGTTCCAACGTCGTTTGCCAGCTCTCCTGTCTTTAGCATAAGTTCCCGGAAGCGTTCCTTGGATATATTCGAATTCTTGGTGACAAACTGCACCACTCTGTCCTGCATTCTGTCAAAATATTCATAAGTCTGCGGCACACCTATGACCATTCCGTTGAGCCTTATGGGATGTATTGTCATTGTCGCCGAAGGTGCAATGAAAGAATAGTTGGTTGCCACCGCCATCGGCACACCAATACTGTGTCCCCCGCCCAATACAAGGGAAACCGTAGGCTTTGACATGCTTGCAATCATTTCGGCTATGGCAAGGCCTGCCTCCACATCCCCTCCGACAGTGTTTAAAATAAGCAAAAGTCCGTCGATTTCTTCACTCTCTTCAATTGCCACAAGCTGAGGTATTACATGCTCATATTTCGTTGTTTTGTTTTGGGGAGGCAGTACCATGTGTCCCTCTATCTGCCCTATGACCGTAAGACAGTGGATATTTCCCTTGGAGCTTGATATGGACGTTTTACCCAATTCTTTTATTTCTTCGAACTCAGGCTTTTTTTCATTTTCGCTTACCGTTTCAT comes from Acetivibrio thermocellus ATCC 27405 and encodes:
- a CDS encoding ClpP family protease gives rise to the protein MIEENKITVGRASVDETVSENEKKPEFEEIKELGKTSISSSKGNIHCLTVIGQIEGHMVLPPQNKTTKYEHVIPQLVAIEESEEIDGLLLILNTVGGDVEAGLAIAEMIASMSKPTVSLVLGGGHSIGVPMAVATNYSFIAPSATMTIHPIRLNGMVIGVPQTYEYFDRMQDRVVQFVTKNSNISKERFRELMLKTGELANDVGTILFGEEAVKYGLIDEMGGLKEALKKLYELIAKRKKNKNSISQGTVQKPEGLQ